The following are from one region of the candidate division WOR-3 bacterium genome:
- a CDS encoding tetratricopeptide repeat protein, with protein MNKKSCWIITIFVLSAVLPGTIVGDSLSVDYYSAGNIYRFAEYLYKEGDYLRAAGEFQRYLFVVDTQSVAVDSALFYIGKCYLKARKYERAMDYFKKVAGSGKTGIKDYAHYNIALCYFLAGSSQASIDYLATHLNAGGIPELESSVKNLNAAGYLEQGKWDKAEEILGPDSLNDRVSNRLLSWARIGKSLPRKSKTLAGLYSGIIPGLGKVYCKRSVDGIQSFLTVGLLGWQAYTGFHKDGKSSVKGWIFGSIGALFYLGNIYGSIVAADIHNQEQEERLKTEIRVFFYAHLD; from the coding sequence ATGAATAAAAAGAGCTGCTGGATAATCACGATTTTCGTATTATCCGCCGTCCTTCCCGGCACAATCGTCGGAGACAGTTTGTCCGTTGATTACTACAGCGCCGGGAATATATACCGTTTCGCCGAATACCTTTATAAAGAGGGAGATTATCTCCGTGCCGCCGGTGAATTTCAGCGGTATCTTTTTGTCGTCGATACCCAATCAGTAGCAGTCGATTCAGCCCTTTTTTACATTGGAAAATGTTATCTCAAGGCGAGAAAGTATGAACGGGCGATGGACTACTTTAAGAAAGTCGCCGGCAGCGGTAAAACAGGAATCAAGGATTATGCCCATTATAATATCGCCCTCTGTTATTTCCTCGCCGGCAGCTCCCAGGCGAGTATTGATTATCTGGCAACCCATCTTAATGCGGGTGGAATTCCTGAGCTGGAATCTTCAGTAAAAAATCTTAATGCCGCAGGCTATCTGGAACAGGGAAAATGGGATAAGGCGGAAGAGATCCTCGGTCCGGACAGTCTGAATGACAGGGTATCAAATCGGCTGTTGTCCTGGGCGCGGATCGGGAAAAGTCTGCCTCGTAAAAGTAAGACCCTCGCCGGTCTCTATTCAGGAATAATCCCCGGGCTGGGTAAGGTGTACTGTAAGCGCAGCGTGGATGGCATTCAATCATTTTTGACCGTCGGCTTGCTCGGATGGCAGGCTTATACCGGATTCCACAAAGACGGAAAGAGTTCAGTAAAGGGTTGGATCTTCGGCTCGATCGGAGCGCTCTTCTATCTCGGTAATATCTACGGTTCAATCGTCGCCGCTGATATCCACAATCAAGAGCAGGAAGAGAGATTAAAAACAGAGATCCGGGTTTTCTTTTATGCTCATCTTGATTAG
- a CDS encoding ArsR family transcriptional regulator gives MEEDILKIQAAAFNALGHPVRLKVLEKLRDGPCCVCKIIPYVGCKQPNVSHHLAILRRAGIIRSEKRGAEVWYDVVDPKIFDLIDIMVDCIIQNLNMSKDILRVLIKERT, from the coding sequence ATGGAAGAAGATATCTTAAAAATCCAAGCAGCTGCTTTTAATGCCCTTGGCCATCCAGTGCGTCTTAAGGTTCTGGAGAAACTGCGCGATGGTCCCTGCTGTGTTTGTAAAATAATACCATATGTTGGCTGTAAGCAGCCCAATGTTTCGCATCACCTGGCAATCTTGCGAAGGGCTGGTATCATCCGGAGTGAGAAGCGTGGAGCTGAAGTCTGGTATGACGTTGTTGATCCTAAGATTTTTGACCTAATTGATATCATGGTCGATTGTATTATCCAAAATCTGAATATGAGCAAAGATATTCTGAGGGTTTTAATAAAAGAAAGAACATAG
- a CDS encoding tetratricopeptide repeat protein, which yields MLILISLFLSIVPSRKTEILDFAEKFFSAGCYEEAITEYKRFICFHPKDEEVSYVYSRIARIHRLCSEWDEAVDAHEQAIITAADDSVKQMRKLELAVTYIAAGNYSMAEVLLLKIEVAAVNLEIKKRCALLRAVAEIHSYKWDYARDAFSTYFLYSPDTVLQQRINEVLAEREKFFYRSPSSARQLSTFIPGLGQLYAGDAANALNAFLLNGGLITWMVYKAVHGYWSDAWVIYYFLFRRYYFGNKYNAERIAGEKNRSFNQSQIQKIMELLVSE from the coding sequence ATGCTCATCTTGATTAGTCTCTTTCTTTCCATTGTTCCTTCCCGGAAAACAGAGATACTGGATTTTGCTGAAAAGTTCTTTTCCGCCGGCTGTTATGAAGAGGCGATAACAGAATACAAGCGTTTTATATGCTTTCATCCGAAAGACGAAGAGGTGAGTTATGTATACAGCAGGATCGCGCGGATTCATCGTCTCTGTTCTGAGTGGGACGAGGCGGTTGATGCACATGAACAGGCAATCATTACTGCCGCTGACGACAGCGTAAAACAGATGAGGAAACTTGAGCTGGCGGTCACCTATATCGCCGCAGGAAATTACAGTATGGCTGAGGTGCTGTTGTTGAAGATCGAAGTCGCCGCCGTCAACCTGGAGATAAAAAAACGCTGTGCTCTGCTGCGCGCCGTCGCCGAGATCCACTCTTATAAATGGGATTATGCCCGGGACGCCTTCAGCACATATTTTCTGTACAGCCCGGATACAGTGCTCCAGCAGAGAATAAATGAAGTACTGGCAGAGAGGGAAAAATTTTTCTACCGCTCGCCGAGTTCAGCGCGGCAGCTTTCGACCTTTATTCCGGGATTAGGGCAGCTCTACGCAGGGGACGCCGCCAATGCTCTGAACGCCTTTCTTCTTAACGGCGGTCTCATTACCTGGATGGTCTATAAAGCCGTTCACGGCTACTGGAGTGATGCCTGGGTGATCTATTATTTTTTGTTCAGGCGCTACTACTTCGGAAACAAGTATAATGCCGAAAGGATCGCTGGAGAAAAGAACAGATCTTTTAATCAAAGTCAAATACAAAAGATAATGGAACTGCTCGTTTCAGAATAA